The genomic segment AGCGCGGGGTCCCGAGCGCAGCCTGTGAGGGCGAACACACAAGCGCATGCGTGATCGTCTCGTAACATTGCCCCATGTCCTCGACGGAGTCTCCTCAAGCTGCGATCGCTCCCGCAGCCGTCCCCCCGCAGGGGCCGCGGCTCGGACCAGGGGAAACGCAGCGAAATGTGAGTCTGCCCGGCCTTTCTCTGGTGGTCCGCGAGCGGACCTCGGAGCGCGACGGACTCGAACCGGCCGTTCTTGTGCACGGACTGGGCGGTTCGTCGCAGAACTGGACACAACTGATGGACCGGCTGGCCGACCGGCTCGACAGCCAGGCACCGGATCTGCCCGGCTTCGGCTTCTCGCCGCCGCCGGACGACGGTGACTACTCGATCGCCGGACACGCCCGGGCGGTGGTCCGGCTGATCGAGTCGGGTGACCGGGGTCCGGTCCACCTGTTCGGGAACTCGATGGGCGGCGCGGTGGCGACGAAGGTCGCGGCGGCCCGTCCCGACCTGGTCAGGACGCTGACACTGGTGTCGCCCGCGCTGCCGGAACTTCCGCCGCAGCGCAGCGCGTGGCCGACGGCGCTCGTCTCGATGCCGGGGATTCCGGCGCTCTATCTTCGGGCGACCAGGGACTGGCCGGCCGAGCGGCGCACCCAGGAACTGCTCACACTGTGTTACGGCGACGCCTCGTCGGTCGGTGACCGGGCGCGGGCGGAGGCGGTCGAGGAGTACGAACGGCGCATCGCGCTCCCGTACTTCTGGGATGCGATGGTCCGTTCGACACGGGGCATCGTCAACGCGTACACCTTGGGTGGACAACACTCTCTGTGGCGGCAGGCGGAGCGGGTGCTCGCCCCGACGCTGCTGGTCTACGGGGGGCGCGACAAGCTGGTCTCCTTCCGGATGGCACGGAAGGCGTCCCGGGCGTTCCGGGACTCCCGGCTGGTGACGCTGCCCGACAGCGGGCACGTCGCGATGATGGAGCACCCTGACGTGGTGGCACGGGCCGTCCGGGACCTGCTCGATCAGACGGACGGTCACGTGGTGAACGATGAGACGGACGCACGCGTAATGAACGACAAGACGAGCGACGCGGCGAGCAGGAGCTGATTCAGGGCGTGGGGAAGCACAGCGCGGGCGGCGGCCGGCAGAGCCGCGACAACGACATATCGAGCACCCTCGGCGGCGGCCGGTCAGGCCAGGGCCGCAGACGCCGGGGTGACGTCGGCGTTCCCGTCTCCGTCCCGTCCCAGACGCCGGCGCCGGGCGCCCGCTACGACGGCGGTTACGTCGTCGGTGACCACCCGGACTCCCGCCCGCACCCCGAGCACCGTGAGCACGCCGCCTGGGGCGCCCAGGACGGCTGGGCGGCGGAGAGCGGCCGCGGCCGGAGCACCGGCTACCGGCCGGACGCGCTCCCCGACCCGTACGACACCGGTCAGTGGCAGACGTTCGACGAGCCCGTCCTGCCCGTCCCGGATCCCTACGACACCGGTCAGTGGCAGACGTTCCAGCGGCCCGTCCACCCCGTCCAGGACCCGTACGACACCGACGAGTGGCAGACGTTCGACGAGCCGGTGCTCCCGCCGCAGTCCTTCGAGGCCCCGCCCGGCCGCCGGATACCCCGGCAGCGTGCCGGGCAGGAGACGGTCCCCGAGCCAGAGCCCGTCCCGGACTCGGACCTGCCGGAGGCCACGGCCGCCGACGCCGGCCGGAAGGGCGGCGGCAAGGGCCGTGCGTTCACCGGGATCGCCGCCGCAGCGGTGGTGACGGTGCTCGCCGTGGTCGTCGCCGGGCAGGTCGGCAGTGGTGGCGCGGCGCACAGCGAGGCCGGGGCCTCCGACGGGGCGACCCGCGACGGCAGCGACGCGGCCTCACGGTCGAAGGACCGTCCGACGCCCGGCGTCGCACCGTCCAACGCACCCGCCGTGGCCGTCGCCAGTTACGACCAGCTGATGGCGAAGCAGTACCCGCTCGACGCCAAGCTGGCCCTCAGCGGTCAGTTCCAGACGATGCCGGGACACGACCCGGCGCCCGGCAGGGGGAAGGTGCTGCGCTTCCGGGTGGACGTGGAGAAGGGCCTGCCGCTCGACTCCGCGCTCTTCACCCGGACGGTCTTCACCACCCTGAACGACGACCGGAGTTGGGGCCACGGCGGGATCAAGACGTTCGAGCGGGTGTCATCCGGCCCCGTCGACATCGTCGTCACGCTCGCCAGCCCCGGCACCACCGCCAAGTGGTGTGCGAAATCCGACCTGGACATCACTGTTGACAATGTGTCATGTGACGCCGCGTCGACCGAGCGCACCATGATCAATGCGTTCCGCTGGGCGCAGGGTGCCGAGACGTTCGGCCCCGACCGGATGCACGAGTACCGGCAGATGCTCATCAACCACGAGGTCGGCCACCGGCTCGGGCACGGCCATGTCGGCTGCCCGAAGGCGGGCGAGCTCGCGCCGGTCATGATGCAGCAGACGAAGTTCCTGTCGCTCGACGGCGGCCCCACCTGCAAGCCCAACGCCTGGCCGTTCCCGAAGGCCTGACCAGCGGTTTCGACCGCCTGGCCGCGCATGATCCCGCCGACCGGATTTTGACATCGGCGGGATCGTCGTTCACTCTTCTCCCATGTCGCACCGCCACGCCGCCGAGGACGCCAGCATCAAGCTGGTGCTCATCGGCGTGGCCGAAATCTGCGTAGCCGACATTCTCTGTCGGTGACCCACGGTTCGGTCGCGTAGAGGCTTTCCGCCTCCGCCCCGAGCTGTCCATCCGTGGGCAGACGCACCCCCCTGAGTTCGAGCCATTTCTCCGTCGAGGGGAATCGGCTGCTGCTGCCCGCGGGTATTCGTTGAATCCTGCCGTCATACCTCGCAGCCGCGAAAGGCCGATCTCTCATGCGTCAACTGTCCCTCATATCCCGCCGCGTGGCAGCGGTAGCCGTTGGTCTGGCCCTCGCCGGAGGGGCCGCCGCCTGCGGCCCGAAGGACAGCGGCGGCGCCAAGGCCTCCACCGACGCCAAGCCCGCCAAGGGCGGCACCCTCTACGTGCTGAACAACCAGGCCCAGGAGGACTTCGACCCGGCCCGCCTGTACACCTCGGGCGGCGGAAACGTTCCCTCGCTGGTCTACCGCACACTGACCACCCGCACCCGGGCCAACGGCGCCGAGGGCTCGAAGGTCGCCGCGGACCTGGCCACCACCACCGGTGAGCCGAGCAAGGACGCCACCGTCTGGACGTACCACCTCAAGGACGGCCTGAAGTACGAGGACGGCTCGCCCATCACGACCGCCGACATCAAGTACGGCATCGAGCGCTCCTTCGCGGCCGAGCTGTCCGGCGGCGCGCCCTACCTGCGCGACTGGCTGATCGGCGGTGCCGCGTACCAGGGTCCGTACAAGGACAAGAACGGGCTGGCCTCGGTGGAGACGCCGGACGCCAAGACGATCGTGTTCCACCTGAACAAGCCCGAGGGCGAGTTCCCGTTCCTGGCCACGCAGACCTCGTTCGCCCCGGTGCCCAAGGCGAAGGACACCGGCACCAAGTACGCGGAGCACCCGGTCTCCTCGGGCCCGTACAAGGTGATCAAGAACGAGAACAACGGTGAGCACCTGGTCCTGGAGCGCAACCCCAACTGGTCGGAGGCCACCGACGACCAGCGCAAGGCGTACCCGGACAGCATCGACGTCCAGTCGGGACTCGACCAGGCCGTGATCAACCAGCGGCTGTCCACCGGCACCGGCAAGGACGCGGCGGCCGTCACCACCGACACCAACCTCGGCCCGGCCGAGCTGGCCAAGGTCAACGGTGACAAGGCGCTCGCGAGCCGGGTCGGCACCGGCCACTTCGGCTACACCGACTACATCGCCTTCAACCCGAAGGTGAAGCCGTTCGACAACCCGAAGGTGCGCCAGGCCATCGCGTACGCGGTCAACCGCACCACCGTGGTCAACGCGGTCGGCGGCTCCTCGCTCGCCGACCAGGCCACCACCTACCTGCCCGAGCAGGCGTCCTTCGGCTACACGCCGTACGACCCGTTCCCGGCCGGCAAGACCGGCGACCCGGTCAAGGCCAAGCAGGTGCTGGCGGAGGCCGGCTACCCGAACGGGATCACCGTCTCGCTCACCCATGACGTCACCAAGGCCGACGAGCAGGGCCCCGAGGTCGCCACGGCCGTCCAGGACGCGCTGAAGGCGGCGGGCATCACCGTCAAGCTCGACGGCCAGGAGCACAAGGCGTTCGGTGACAAGATCCACAACGTCTCCACCGAGCCGGGCTTCTTCCTCACCGGCTGGGGCGCGGACTGGCCGTCCGGCGGTCCGTTCCTCGGCCCGATCTTCGACGGCCGGCAGATCGTCAAGGACGGCTCCAACTTCAACAACGCGCAGCTCGACGACCCGGCGGTCAACAAGGAGATCGACGAGATCAACAAGCTGACCGACCTCAAAGCCGCGGCGGCCCGCTGGGGCGCGCTGGACCAGAAGATCGGCGAGCAGGCCGTCACCGTGCCGCTCTTCCACCCGGTCTACAAGCGGCTGTTCGGCAAGGACATCAAGAACGTCGTGATCAGCGACTGGACCGGCGTCCTGGACATCTCGCAGGTCTCGGTCAAGTGACCACCCAGGACCTGACGGCCGTCGAGGCGGGGGCGGTCGGCAATCCCGCCGCCCCCGCCCCGGGGGCCCGGCAGGTCTGGCGACGGCTGCGCGCCCAGCGCGCGGCCGTCGCCGGCACCGCCGTCATCGCACTCCTCGTCCTGGTGGCGCTCACCGCACCCCTGCTGAGCGCCATCGAGGGCCAGAACACCACGGCCTACCACCCCGAGCTGATCGACTCCGCCTCCGGCGGCGTACCGCTCGGCTCCTTCGGCGGGATCAGCGGCGACCACTGGCTCGGCGTCGAACCCGGCACCGGCCGCGACATGTTCTCCCGGCTCGTGCACGGCGCCCAGATCTCGCTGGCCGTCGCCCTCGGCGCGACCCTCGTGCAGATCCTCGTCGGCGTCGGCACCGGCCTGGCCGCAGGGCTCGGCAACCGCTTCGTGGACAACCTGCTCAGCCGCGTCACCGACGTCATGATCACCATGCCCGCGCTGGTCTTCGCCATCGCGCTGATGGCCGTGGTCCCCGACGGCTTCCCGCGCCCGCTGCTGCTGGCGCTCATCATCGGCTTCGTCGCGTGGGGCAGCATCTCCAAGCTCGTCAGGGCGCAGGTGCTCAGCCTCAAGTCACTGGACTACGTGGCCGCCTCCCGGCTCGCCGGCTCCGGTACCTGGCGGATCGCCCGCCGGGAACTGCTGCCGTCGCTCGTCGCGCCGGTCATCACCTACGCCGCCCTGCTCATCCCGGCGAACATGGTCATCGAGTCCGGGCTCTCGTTCCTCGGCATCGGCGTGAAGCCGCCCACCCCGTCCTGGGGTCAGATGCTCTCCAGCGCCAACACCTGGTACGAGGCCGATCCCGCGTACGTGCTGCTGCCCGCCGCGATGCTGTTCATCAGCGTGCTCGCCTTCACCGTGCTCGCCGACGGCATCAGGACCGCGCTCGACCCGCGCGCCGCCAGCAGGCTCCGCGTCGGCACCGGCCGCAAGCGCGAGGAGGCCGCGTCATGATCCGCTTCCTGCTGCGCCGCACGGTGTCCGCCGCGGTGGTCCTGCTGGTGCTGGCCGTCGTGCTGTACGCGACCTTCTACCTGGCGCCCGGCGACCCCGCGCAACTGTCCTGCGGGCCCAAGTGCTCACCCGCCCAACTCGTGCAGATCCGCGAGCAGATGGGCCTGAACGACTCGGTGTACGTACAGTTCTGGCACTTCCTGCAGGGCATCGCCACCGGCCGCGACTACAGCACCGGCACCGGCACGGTGCACTGCTCCGCACCCTGCTTCGGCCAGTCGTACCGCACCGGCGAACTCGTCACCGACATCCTCGTCGCCAAGCTGCCCGCCACCGCCTCCCTCGCGCTCGGCGCGATGGTCCTGTGGCTGATCCTCGGCGTCGGCACCGGGGTGCTGTCCGCGCTGCGCCGCGGCCGGCCCACCGAACGGCTGCTCACCGGGCTCACCCTCGCGGGCACCGCCACCCCGGTGTTCATCATCGGCATCCTGCTGCTGATGCTCTTCTGCTCCGTGCTGCAGTGGCTGCCCTACCCCTCCTACGTGCCGTTCACCGACGACCCGCAGCAGTGGGCCTGGAACCTGCTGCTGCCCTGGCTGGCGCTCGCGCTCGTCGAGTCCGCCAAGTACGCCCGGCTGACCCGCAGTTCCATGCTGGAGACGCTCGCGGAGGACCACATCAGGACCTTCCGCGCCTACGGCGTCAGCGAGCGCGCGATCATCGGGCGGCACGCGCTGCGCGCCGCCCTCACCCCGGTGATCGCGCTGTCGGCGCTCGACCTGGGCACGATGTTCGGCGGCGCGCTGCTCACCGAGTCGCTGTTCAACGTGCCGGGGCTGGGCCAGAAGCTCGTGCAGTCCGTCGAGCTCAAGGACCTGCCGGTCGTGGTGGGCATCGTGCTCGTCATGGGCTTCGCCGTCGTCCTCGCCAACGCCGCCGCGGATGTGCTCTACGCGCTGGCCGACCGAAGGGTGGTGCTGGCATGAGCGCGGCCACTGATTCCGCTGTGGGTCCCGCCGCCACGGCCGGCCTCGCCGAGCCGCTGGTGGAGGTCAGAGACCTCGTCATCGACTTCCCCACCGCGTCCGGCACCGTACGGGCCGTCGACGGCCTCAGCTTCCGGCTCGAAGCGGGCGGCGCCCTCGGCATCGTCGGCGAGTCGGGCTCCGGCAAGAGCGCCACCGCGTACGCCCTGCTGGATCTGCACCGGGGGACCGGCGCGCGGACCGGCGGCACCGTACGGGTCGCCGGGACGGACGTCCTCGGCGCCGACGACACCGAACTGCGGCGGCTGCGCGGCGGCCGGGCGGCGATGGTCTTCCAGGACCCGCTCTCCTCGCTCGACCCGTACTACGCGATCGGCGACCAGATCGCCGAGGTCTACCGCGTCCATGTGAAGGCCACCCGGCGGGCCGCCCGCGAGCGGGCCGTCCAGGTGCTGGACCGGGTCGGCATCCCGGACGCGGCCCGGCGCTCGCGCGCCCGGCCGCACGAGTTCAGCGGCGGCATGCGGCAGCGCGCGCTCATCGCCATGGCGCTGGCCTGCGAACCGCGACTGCTGATCGCCGACGAACCGACCACCGCACTCGACGTCACCGTCCAGGCCCAGATCCTCGACCTGCTGCACGAACTGCGCGCCGAGACCGGCATGGGGCTGCTGCTCGTCACCCACGACCTGGGGGTGGTGGCCGGCAGCGTCGACGACGTACTCGTCATGCGGAACGGCGCCGCCGTCGAACGCGGAGCGGTGAGCGCCGTACTGGACGACCCGCGCGAGCCCTACACCCGGGCGCTGCTCGCGGCGGTGCCGCAGGTGGACGCGGCGCGGCCGGCCGTCCTCGTGAAACAGCGGACGGGCGACGAGCCGACGGCGGTCGTGGCGCCGGGGCCGGAAGCGCCGCTGCTCGAAGCGGTCGGTCTGCGCCGGGATTTCGGCAAGCGCCAGGACACCGTGACCGCCGTGGACGGCGTGTCGCTGACCGTCCGGCGGGGCGAGACGCTCGGGATCGTCGGCGAGAGCGGCAGCGGGAAGACCACCCTCGGCCGGATGCTGGTGCGGCTGCTCGACCCCACGGCCGGTGAACTCCGGTACGACGGCCGGGACATCGGCAAGCTCGGCGACAAGGCGCTGCGACCGCTGCGCCGCGAGCTGCAGATGGTCTTCCAGGACCCGGTCTCGTCGCTGAACCCGCGGCGCAGCATCGGCGAGTCGATCGCCGACCCGCTGCGGGCCGCGGGCGAGCTCACGGACAAGGCGGTCGTCGAGCGGGTACGGGAGCTGCTGGAGCGGGTCGGGCTGGAACCGGACTGGTACCACCGGTACCCGCACGAGTTCAGCGGCGGCCAGCGGCAGCGGGTCGGGATCGCGCGGGCGCTGGCGCCGTCCCCGAAGCTGATCGTCTGCGACGAGCCGGTCTCGGCACTCGACGTGACGACCCAGGCCCAGGTCGTCGCGCTGCTCGGCGAGCTGCAGCGTGACCTGGGGCTCTCGCTGGTCTTCATCGCGCACGACCTGGCGGTGGTGCGGCAGGTCAGCGACCGGGTCGCGGTCATGCGGGCCGGGAAGATCGTTGAGGAGGGGCCGGCGGACGCGGTGTACGACTCGCCCCAGCACGCCTACACCAAGGGCCTGCTGGCGGCCGTGCCGGTGCTCGACCCGGTCGAGTCCGCGGCGCGGCGCGCGAGCCGGAAGGGACTCGCCGGAGTCTGAGCCGGAGTCTGAGCCGGAGTCCGGGCCGGAGTCCGGGCCGGGGTCCGATCCGGGGGATGGGAAACGCGTCCTGCCGGAGCGCGGCACAGTCGCGGACCGGGTGAGTGGAGTGTGTTGTTCCGCGCACCCTAAGCGACGACAACGCGTTGTGGTGCGAGAAGTTACGACCGTTCACCCCTTCTGGTGGCGCGGCGGACAACCGTCCGTCGCGCCACTGTCGTACCGGCATACCGTCATCGCGCCGGGCAGACGTATCCGCCCTCCCGGCCACGCATCCGGCGGACCGGCGAAGGAAGGGGGGCGTACACATGCGCATCGCGTTGCTCACCGAGGGTGGCTATCCGTATGCACGAGGTGAAGGTGGCGCCTGGTGCGACCGGCTCGTGCGCGGGCTTCCGGGCCATGAATTCGAGGTGTACGCGCTCAGCAGGTCCGAGCGGACGGAGACCGGGGGACGGGTCGAACTGCCGTCGCAGGTACGGCGGGTGCGCAGCGAGCGCCTGTGGGGCGCCCCGCCGGAGGACGACGGCACCCGCGGCCGGGCGGCCCGCCGGGCGCGCCGCCACCGGTTCCTGCACCACTACCGGGAACTCGCCGCCGCGCTGGCGGGCGGCGACGAGGGATCCGCCGCGGGCTGCGTCGATGACGTCATCGGCCTGGCCGGCGCGGGAGCCGACGGCTACGGAGGCGCCCGGGCGGACCGTTTCGCCTCCGGTCTGTACGGGCTCGCCGAACTCTCCCGCG from the Streptomyces sp. RKAG293 genome contains:
- a CDS encoding alpha/beta fold hydrolase, with product MSSTESPQAAIAPAAVPPQGPRLGPGETQRNVSLPGLSLVVRERTSERDGLEPAVLVHGLGGSSQNWTQLMDRLADRLDSQAPDLPGFGFSPPPDDGDYSIAGHARAVVRLIESGDRGPVHLFGNSMGGAVATKVAAARPDLVRTLTLVSPALPELPPQRSAWPTALVSMPGIPALYLRATRDWPAERRTQELLTLCYGDASSVGDRARAEAVEEYERRIALPYFWDAMVRSTRGIVNAYTLGGQHSLWRQAERVLAPTLLVYGGRDKLVSFRMARKASRAFRDSRLVTLPDSGHVAMMEHPDVVARAVRDLLDQTDGHVVNDETDARVMNDKTSDAASRS
- a CDS encoding DUF3152 domain-containing protein, whose product is MGKHSAGGGRQSRDNDISSTLGGGRSGQGRRRRGDVGVPVSVPSQTPAPGARYDGGYVVGDHPDSRPHPEHREHAAWGAQDGWAAESGRGRSTGYRPDALPDPYDTGQWQTFDEPVLPVPDPYDTGQWQTFQRPVHPVQDPYDTDEWQTFDEPVLPPQSFEAPPGRRIPRQRAGQETVPEPEPVPDSDLPEATAADAGRKGGGKGRAFTGIAAAAVVTVLAVVVAGQVGSGGAAHSEAGASDGATRDGSDAASRSKDRPTPGVAPSNAPAVAVASYDQLMAKQYPLDAKLALSGQFQTMPGHDPAPGRGKVLRFRVDVEKGLPLDSALFTRTVFTTLNDDRSWGHGGIKTFERVSSGPVDIVVTLASPGTTAKWCAKSDLDITVDNVSCDAASTERTMINAFRWAQGAETFGPDRMHEYRQMLINHEVGHRLGHGHVGCPKAGELAPVMMQQTKFLSLDGGPTCKPNAWPFPKA
- a CDS encoding Ms4533A family Cys-rich leader peptide, yielding MSHRHAAEDASIKLVLIGVAEICVADILCR
- a CDS encoding ABC transporter substrate-binding protein, translated to MRQLSLISRRVAAVAVGLALAGGAAACGPKDSGGAKASTDAKPAKGGTLYVLNNQAQEDFDPARLYTSGGGNVPSLVYRTLTTRTRANGAEGSKVAADLATTTGEPSKDATVWTYHLKDGLKYEDGSPITTADIKYGIERSFAAELSGGAPYLRDWLIGGAAYQGPYKDKNGLASVETPDAKTIVFHLNKPEGEFPFLATQTSFAPVPKAKDTGTKYAEHPVSSGPYKVIKNENNGEHLVLERNPNWSEATDDQRKAYPDSIDVQSGLDQAVINQRLSTGTGKDAAAVTTDTNLGPAELAKVNGDKALASRVGTGHFGYTDYIAFNPKVKPFDNPKVRQAIAYAVNRTTVVNAVGGSSLADQATTYLPEQASFGYTPYDPFPAGKTGDPVKAKQVLAEAGYPNGITVSLTHDVTKADEQGPEVATAVQDALKAAGITVKLDGQEHKAFGDKIHNVSTEPGFFLTGWGADWPSGGPFLGPIFDGRQIVKDGSNFNNAQLDDPAVNKEIDEINKLTDLKAAAARWGALDQKIGEQAVTVPLFHPVYKRLFGKDIKNVVISDWTGVLDISQVSVK
- a CDS encoding ABC transporter permease, coding for MTTQDLTAVEAGAVGNPAAPAPGARQVWRRLRAQRAAVAGTAVIALLVLVALTAPLLSAIEGQNTTAYHPELIDSASGGVPLGSFGGISGDHWLGVEPGTGRDMFSRLVHGAQISLAVALGATLVQILVGVGTGLAAGLGNRFVDNLLSRVTDVMITMPALVFAIALMAVVPDGFPRPLLLALIIGFVAWGSISKLVRAQVLSLKSLDYVAASRLAGSGTWRIARRELLPSLVAPVITYAALLIPANMVIESGLSFLGIGVKPPTPSWGQMLSSANTWYEADPAYVLLPAAMLFISVLAFTVLADGIRTALDPRAASRLRVGTGRKREEAAS
- a CDS encoding ABC transporter permease, with product MIRFLLRRTVSAAVVLLVLAVVLYATFYLAPGDPAQLSCGPKCSPAQLVQIREQMGLNDSVYVQFWHFLQGIATGRDYSTGTGTVHCSAPCFGQSYRTGELVTDILVAKLPATASLALGAMVLWLILGVGTGVLSALRRGRPTERLLTGLTLAGTATPVFIIGILLLMLFCSVLQWLPYPSYVPFTDDPQQWAWNLLLPWLALALVESAKYARLTRSSMLETLAEDHIRTFRAYGVSERAIIGRHALRAALTPVIALSALDLGTMFGGALLTESLFNVPGLGQKLVQSVELKDLPVVVGIVLVMGFAVVLANAAADVLYALADRRVVLA
- a CDS encoding ABC transporter ATP-binding protein, coding for MSAATDSAVGPAATAGLAEPLVEVRDLVIDFPTASGTVRAVDGLSFRLEAGGALGIVGESGSGKSATAYALLDLHRGTGARTGGTVRVAGTDVLGADDTELRRLRGGRAAMVFQDPLSSLDPYYAIGDQIAEVYRVHVKATRRAARERAVQVLDRVGIPDAARRSRARPHEFSGGMRQRALIAMALACEPRLLIADEPTTALDVTVQAQILDLLHELRAETGMGLLLVTHDLGVVAGSVDDVLVMRNGAAVERGAVSAVLDDPREPYTRALLAAVPQVDAARPAVLVKQRTGDEPTAVVAPGPEAPLLEAVGLRRDFGKRQDTVTAVDGVSLTVRRGETLGIVGESGSGKTTLGRMLVRLLDPTAGELRYDGRDIGKLGDKALRPLRRELQMVFQDPVSSLNPRRSIGESIADPLRAAGELTDKAVVERVRELLERVGLEPDWYHRYPHEFSGGQRQRVGIARALAPSPKLIVCDEPVSALDVTTQAQVVALLGELQRDLGLSLVFIAHDLAVVRQVSDRVAVMRAGKIVEEGPADAVYDSPQHAYTKGLLAAVPVLDPVESAARRASRKGLAGV